A stretch of DNA from Arthrobacter globiformis:
CGGAGCGGGCCAGCCGCTCGGCCCGGACCGGCTTCAGCAGGTAGTCCACGGCCGCAAGCTCGAACGCCTGCAGGGCGCAGTCCTCATCCGCTGTCACGAAGACGACGGCGGGCGGCCGGCTGCTGCGGGATATGGCCCGTGCGATGTCCAGGCCGGATACCGCCGGCATGTGGATGTCCAGGAAGACGGCGTCCACCGCCTCGGCTTCGAGAACCCGGAGGGCCTCGGCACCGGATGAGGCGCGGAGGATGGTGCCGATCCTCTCATCGCGGCCCAGGAGGAAGGCAAGCTCCTCAACCGCGGGCAGCTCGTCGTCGGCGACGAGAACGTTAATCATGGTCCTAGGGTATCTTTCGGGCCCACAGCTTCGGGCCTGGGAACCTCCGGTGCCGGCAATTTCACGCGTCGTGGTCCGGCTGGGACTTGGGGACCCGCATGGTGATGAGTGTGCCCTCGCCGGGAGCCGTCTCGATCACCAGGCCGTGCTCGTCGCCGTACACCTGCCGGAGCCGGGCATCGACGTTCCGCAGGCCCACGTGCTCGCCGTCCAGGTGGCCGGCCAGCATGGACTGCAGCTGAACCGGATCCATCCCCACGCCGTCGTCCTCGATGGTGACCTCGGCGAACGCGCCCGAATCGTTGGCGGAGATGGTGATGTGACCCGGCCCCTCCTTCGCCTCCAGGCCGTGTCGGACCGCATTCTCCACGAGCGGCTGCAGGCTCAGGAAGGGGATCACCGTGCTCAGCACCTCCGGCGCGATCCGCAGGCTGACCTGCACCCGCTCGCCGAACCGGGCCCGCTCCAGCAGCAGGTACCTGTCGATGCAGCGCAGCTCCTCGGCCAGCGTGGTGAAGTCCCCGTGCCGCCGGAACGAGTACCGGGTGAAGTCCGCAAACTCCACCACCAGTTCCCGCGCCCGGGCTGGATCGGTGTTGATGAAGGAGGCGATCGCGTTCAGCGAGTTGTAGATGAAGTGCGGGCTGATCTGGGCGCGGAGGGCCCGCACCTCCGCCTCCATCAGGAGCGTCCGGGAGGCGTCCAGCTCGGCCAGCTCCACCTGCGTGGCCACCCAGTCGGCCACTTCGGTGGTTGCGCGCACCAGCCCTGCCCCCGCCTGCGGGGCGAAGGCGGCAACCGCTCCCACCACACGCGAGCCGGCCCGGACGGGAGCCACGACGGCGGCCGCGACTGATCCGGACTTGGGGGAACGAAGCTGCAGGTCGGCGGCGTTGAAAACCTGGGTCCTGCCATTGGAGAGCACATCTGCGGCGAGCCCCATCAGCCCGGGACGCAGTTCCTCCGCAGTCCCGTCCCAGGCCAGCACACCGGACACATCCAGGATGGCCAGCGCGTCACAGCCAAGCAGGGTGCGAAGCTGGCGGCTGGCCTTGGCGGCGCCCGCGGGGTTCAACCCGGTCCGCAGGTGCCGGCCGGCTTTCGAGGCGGCGTGGAGAGTGTTGTAGGTGGCCCGCTCGGCATCGGTGCCCAGCTCCCGGAAGGAGCGCAGCACCTTGAGTCCGACGGCGACGATGATGGCCACCGCGAGCGCGATGACGGCCACGGCGGCTGCGGAATAGAGAGGGGAATCCGGCATGCTGCCCAGCGTAGCGCGTGCCGTTTGGCGCAGCATCGCCGCCGTTGGCCGACCCGCAGCGCGCAACCACTGGCTTATCATCCCTGCCGCGACGCACAGTGATGGCAGTCACATCGGCTGGTGGGGTGCGGCCGTGTGGGAAATT
This window harbors:
- a CDS encoding sensor histidine kinase translates to MPDSPLYSAAAVAVIALAVAIIVAVGLKVLRSFRELGTDAERATYNTLHAASKAGRHLRTGLNPAGAAKASRQLRTLLGCDALAILDVSGVLAWDGTAEELRPGLMGLAADVLSNGRTQVFNAADLQLRSPKSGSVAAAVVAPVRAGSRVVGAVAAFAPQAGAGLVRATTEVADWVATQVELAELDASRTLLMEAEVRALRAQISPHFIYNSLNAIASFINTDPARARELVVEFADFTRYSFRRHGDFTTLAEELRCIDRYLLLERARFGERVQVSLRIAPEVLSTVIPFLSLQPLVENAVRHGLEAKEGPGHITISANDSGAFAEVTIEDDGVGMDPVQLQSMLAGHLDGEHVGLRNVDARLRQVYGDEHGLVIETAPGEGTLITMRVPKSQPDHDA